The sequence CAGGATCACGGGTTCGGCTGACATTACGGGGCTCCTCCCAAAAGGATGATGCGCAGACCCTAGACCCCCATACCTGTCATCTTTTGTCAGGTTGGTTTAGAATTTTTTCCATGCGCGCCAGCCGGCTCCTGTCGATCCTCACCACCCTGCAGGCCCAGGGGCATGTGACCGCTCCGGCCCTGGCCGAGCAGTGCGAGGTGTCGCTGAGGACCATCTATCGCGACATCGATGCGCTCAGCGCCGCAGGCGTGCCGGTCTATGCCGAGCGGGGTTCGGCCGGCGGCTATCGCCTTCTGGACGGCTATCGCACGCGGCTGAACGGGCTCTCGGCCCAGGAGGCGGCGGCGCTGTTCCTGACCGGCCTGCCGGGGCCGGCGGCGGACCTGGGTCTCGGCGCGGTGATGGCCGGGGCGCAGAACAAGCTCCTCGCCGCCATGCCGGCCCAGCTTCGCGCCGGGGCGGCGCAGATGCGGGCGCGCTTCCACCTGGACGCCCCGGCCTGGTTCGCCGAGGCCGAGCAGCCCGCGCACCTGCCGCTGGTGGCCGGCGCGGTCTGGGACCAGCGGCGGCTCTCCATGCGCTATCAGAGCTGGCGGGGCGAGAAGGCGCGGGTGGTCGAGCCCTTGGGTTTGGTGCTGAAAAGCGGCGCCTGGTACATG is a genomic window of Phenylobacterium montanum containing:
- a CDS encoding helix-turn-helix transcriptional regulator; translated protein: MRASRLLSILTTLQAQGHVTAPALAEQCEVSLRTIYRDIDALSAAGVPVYAERGSAGGYRLLDGYRTRLNGLSAQEAAALFLTGLPGPAADLGLGAVMAGAQNKLLAAMPAQLRAGAAQMRARFHLDAPAWFAEAEQPAHLPLVAGAVWDQRRLSMRYQSWRGEKARVVEPLGLVLKSGAWYMVGQVDGSARTYRVGRILELQVLDQRFARPEDFDLEQHWRESAQRLEAELHRTEARVRFSPMGVRMQEVFLSPYVRGAIRAEPPDRDGWVVAVMPVGSIRQAASELLRFGAEVEVLEPEALRSSMASIAGRLAEIYAAGRE